From a region of the Sander lucioperca isolate FBNREF2018 chromosome 8, SLUC_FBN_1.2, whole genome shotgun sequence genome:
- the LOC116044565 gene encoding uncharacterized protein LOC116044565, translating to MAWIAAVRRPKITFDNTPPHMMVCSKHFHKGKPAYEMLECDPDWAPSLYLSHTEVKATNTDRFKRFRRRATRSQQQQPPSLGTDHTGPEAELDNAAPLYPDNTTPATEMEGPVNPPESPGTVHTGHETELNEDAHLFPDYSAPLAEMEGQETQPLPPAPDNAGREEDMETETSGDDGAPMGNADEQQKCTMCGLRLKEIIRLQEENRKLKGELSKKALDENFLKDNDSKT from the exons aTGGCATGGATAGCAGCAGTAAGGAGGCCCAAGATTACCTTCGATAACACTCCACCACACATGATGGTGTGTTCAAAGCATTTTCACAAAG GCAAACCTGCCTATGAAATGTTGGAGTGTGATCCTGACTGGGCCCCTTCTCTGTACCTCAGCCATACTGAGGTCAAAGCTACGAACACAGACCGGTTCAAGCGGTTTAGGAGAAGAGCGACGAGGTCACAACAACAGCAACCCCCATCGCTAG GCACTGACCACACTGGTCCTGAGGCTGAGTTGGATAATGCAGCACCTTTATACCCAG ACAACACTACACCTGCAACTGAGATGGAAGGTCCCGTGAATCCACCCGAATCGCCGGGCACTGTCCACACCGGTCATGAGACTGAGTTGAATGAAGACGCACATTTGTTCCCAG ACTACTCTGCACCTCTGGCTGAGATGGAAGGACAAGAGACTCAGCCCCTACCACCAGCCCCAGACAAtgcagggagagaggaagatatGGAAACTGAAACATCAGGGGATGATGGTGCCCCAATGGGGAATGCAGATGAACAGCAGAAGTGCACCATGTGTGGCCTCAGACTCAAAGAAATAATCcgcttgcaggaggagaatcGAAAACTGAAGGGAGAGCTCTCCAAAAAGGCCCTGGATGAGAATTTTCTCAAAGACAATGATTCAAAG ACTTGA